The genomic stretch GTCGCAGAATACTCGACAAGAAACTGTCTTTGACTGCGCCCTCTGCGGTCCATTTAACAAACTGCGTTCTGTCGGTTCCCACCATCCCGACTCTCTGTAAGTGCACGACTTGTTTTTATCTCCACATCAACGGTTTAATTGATTATACATATTGTAATTTCAATTTGCTCTTTTGTCAAGCTTTAAAAAAAACATTTTTTCATTCATTATGTTTTATTTTTTCTTGAAGAGGCATCTTTATAGCATTCAAATTTCTCTCTTTTCCCAACGGCATACACTAGCACATATTCTCCGATAATTTCGTATACTATTCGATACCTTTTATTATGGAAGTAGATTTTTCTACAACTTGAAAGATCATTGCCTGCCTTATTTCCTAATAGTTTCCCAATTTCAGGTTTGCTCTTTATCTTAAGCAACTGCCCTCTAAGAAGAATTCGTATGCTATTGTCAAATTTTTCAATGTCCCCAATGACTTCCGGATGAAATTTAAGATGCATGCATATCCCTCTCTTTACAAAAACTTCATTATATCCTCTTCATTTAAGGCATCTTCAATAGAAAAATCTTTTTTCCTTT from Peptostreptococcaceae bacterium encodes the following:
- a CDS encoding type II toxin-antitoxin system RelE/ParE family toxin, whose amino-acid sequence is MHLKFHPEVIGDIEKFDNSIRILLRGQLLKIKSKPEIGKLLGNKAGNDLSSCRKIYFHNKRYRIVYEIIGEYVLVYAVGKREKFECYKDASSRKNKT